The sequence GCTCCACGACATCGATTTTGCCCACGACATGACGCCCCGGTTCTTCCGGGCGCGCCTGAGCGGCGGCATACTCGCCGTGCCGCCTTTTGCGGAGGCCACGGCATGATCCTTTCCGCTTTGGCCGACTATTATTACGACAGGAGCAGCCGGGGGACGGATACCGACATGCCGTTGTCCGGATTTTCCCGCCAGAAAATCCACTTCGCCCTGGCCCTCGACGCCGCGGGCCGGCTCGTTGCCCCGTATGTCTACGATCTGCGGACCCGCGAAGGGACAAAGCTCGTTGCCAGGGAACTGGTTGTCCCCGAAGCGGTGAAGCGCTCGGTCGGCGTCGCCGCCAATTTCCTCTGGGACAACGCCGGATACGTGCTGGGGGCCGACGACAAGGGCAAACCCGAACGCGCGGCCAAAACCTTCGAAGCCTTCAAGGCGCTGTGCCACGCCATCGGCGACGGCCTGGACGACGCCGGCATGGTCGCCGTGCTGCGCTTTTTGGACGCCTGGGACCCGGCCGACGGGCCGGCCCTTTTCGGCAATCGCTGGGAGGAGATGCTCAAGGCCGCCAACCTCGTTTTCCGCCTGGAAGACGAAAGCCTCGCGTATGTCCACGAACGGCCGGCCGTGCGCGAGGCCTGGCTGCGCCACCGGGCAAGCGGCACACGGGACGCGCGCCAGGGCATGTGCCTTGTTACCGGCTCCAAAGCGCCGATCGCCAGGTTGCACCCGAGCATAAAAGGCGTGCGCGACGCCCAATCCTCGGGCGCGTCGCTCGTCTCCTTCAACCAGGAATCCTTCACCTCCTACGGCAAGGAGCAAAGCTACAACGCCCCCGTGGGCGAGCCGGCCGCCTTTGCCTACACGACCGCGCTGAACCACTTGCTGCGCAAGGGGAGCAGGCAGCGGGTGCAGATCGGGGACGCGTCCACCGTGTTTTGGACCGAACGGCCGTCCAAGGCCGAGGCGCTCGTGGGCGAGTTCTTCGACCCCACGGCCGACGAAGGCCGGCTGATCGATCTGCGCCAGACCCTCGAAAGCGTCCGGGACGGCACCATGCCCATCGACGACCCGGAGGAGTTCGAAAACGGGTTTTGCATCCTGGGCCTTGCCCCCAACGCCTCGCGGCTGTCCGTGCGCTACTGGCACCGGGATACCGTGGGCGGCATGTATACCGCGCTGCTGCGGCACTTCGACGCGCTCGCCCTCGAACGCACCTGGGACAGCGATCCGGAATTCCCCGGCATGTGGCGGTTGTTGCTGGAAACCGCCGCCCAAAAAGACCCCAAGAACATCAACCCGGCCCTTGCCGGGGCGTTTATGCGTTCCGTACTGACCGGCCAGCCCTATCCGGCCAGCCTGCCGGCCGCCGTCATCGGCCGCATACGGGCCGATCAGACCGTCAATTACCTGCGCGCCGCCATGCTCAAGGCCTGCCTGACGCGCAATGCACACAAGGAGGTGTTCGTGAGTCTCGACCCCGCGTCCCCCGACATCGGCTACAGGCTCGGACGGCTCTTCGCCGTCCTGGAAAAGGCCCAACAAGAAGCCATACCCGGCGCCAACACCACCATCCGCGACCGCTACTACGGCTCGGCCTCGGCCACGCCGGCGGCGGTTTTTCCCCAGCTCATGCGGCTGGCCCAGCACCATATCGAAAAAGCCGAATACGGCGCTGTTTCCGATCGCCGCCTCGAGGAAATCCTGGACGGCATCCAAGCCTTCCCCAAACACCTGTCTCTGAACGAACAAGGCATGTTCGCCATCGGCTACTACCACCAGCGCCGCGAAAACTACAAAAAGACCGCCAAAACCGAAGGGGATGCCTAACCATGAGCGAGCCCATCAAAAACCGCTGCGAGTTCGTGTATCTGTTCGACGTGGAAAACGGCAATCCCAACGGCGACCCCGACGCCGGCAACATGCCGCGCCTGGACCCGGAAACGAACTACGGCCTCGTCACGGACGTCTGCCTCAAGCGCAAGATCCGCAACTACGTGGAGCTGGCCAAGGGCAACGCCGACCCCTTCGAAATCTACGTCCGGGAAAAAGCCGTGCTCGGTACGGTCCAGGGCCGCGCCCATGCCGCCGTGGCCAAGGAAGGCGGCAAGAAGGCCGACGTCATCAAGGAAGCCCGGGATTGGATGTGCGCCCATTTCTACGACGTGCGCACCTTCGGCGCGGTCATGTCGCTTAAGGAAAACAACTGCGGCCAGGTGCGGGGGCCGGTGCAGCTCAACTTCGCCCGCAGCATCGAACCCATCGTGCCGCTGGAGGTCAGCATCACCCGCATGGCCGTGGCCACGGAAAAAGAGGCCGAAAGCCAGTCCGGCGACAACCGTACCATGGGCCGCAAACATATCGTGCCCTACGCCCTCTACCGGGCCGAAGGCTTCGTCTCCGCCCACCTGGCCGCGCAGACCGGCTTTTCCGAGGACGACCTGGCCCTTTTGTGGGAGGCGCTGGCCAACATGTTCGATCACGACCATTCGGCCGCGCGGGGCAAGATGAGCGCGCGCAAGCTGGTCGTCTTCAAGCACGATTCGGCGCTGGGCAACGCGCCGGCGCAAAAGCTCTTCGACCTGGTCGGCGTGGCCCGGGCCACGGACCCGGATTCCCCGGCCCGGTCTTTTGCCGATTATGCCGTGACCGTGGACAAGACCGGCGTCCCCGCCGGCGTTGCGCTCATCGAAAAACTGTAAGAGGGCGGCCATGTACGCGGAGGACGAGCTGCTTTCGATCTCGGCGCTCCAGCACCTGCTTTTTTGCCGGCGGCAGTGCGCGCTGATCCACATCGAACGCGTGTGGGCCGAAAACGCCTTCACCGTCCGGGGCGGCATCCTCCACGAAAAGGCCCACGAGCAGGGGTACGCGTCCCGCGACGGCGTGCGCGTCGCGCGGGCCGTGCCCCTGCGCTCCATGGAACTCGGGCTTTCCGGCGTGGCCGACGTGGTGGAATTCCACGAGGGCCGGGATGGGGAAATCGTTTTTCCGGTGGAATACAAGCTCGGCCAGCCCAAGGCCGACGCCTGCGATACGGTGCAGCTGTGCGCGCAGGCGCTTTGCCTGGAAGAGATGCTGTCGCGGCCCATCGAGGCCGGGGCGATCTTCTACGGCCGCACGCGGCGACGCCTGGCCGTGGCCTTCGACGCGGCGCTTCGCGAGGCAACCAGGGCGGCCTGCGACGACCTGCACGCCTTCATCCGGGCCGGCGTCACCCCCAAAGCCCGCTATGATGCACGCTGCCGTTCCTGTTCGCTCGAGGCGACGTGCCTGCCGCGGGCCTGCGGCGGCAAACGCTCGGCGCGGGCCTATCTGCGACAAGCCATCGAGGAGCCATGAAACGCCATCTCAATACGCTGTTCGTCACCACGCAAGGCACATACCTGTTCAAGGACGGGGAGACGCTGGCGCTTAAGGTCGAGGACACGGTCAAGCTGCGCCTGCCCATCCACACCCTCGAAGGCGTGGTCTGTTTCGGGCAGGTTTCGGCGAGCCCGTTTCTGCTCGGGCACTGCGCCGCACACGGCGTCTCCGTGAGCTTTCTTACGGAGCACGGCCGGTTTCTGGCCAGTGTGCAAGGGCCGACGTCGGGCAACGTGCTGTTGCGGCGGCGGCAATACCGCCTGGCCGACGACCCGGCGGCATCCGCGGCCCTGGCCCGATTTTTTCTTTCGGGCAAGCTGGCCAACGCGCGCGCCGTGTTGCGCCGCGCCCTGCGCGACCACGGCGGCAAGATCGAAGCCGAAGCGGTCGGGCAGGCCATCGACCGCCTTTCGCAGCATCTCGATCGGTTGCGAACGGACATGGCCCTTGACGCCGCGCGGGGCATGGAGGGCGACGCGGCCCATGCCTATTACGGCGTCTTCGACCACCTGATCGTTGCGGGCAAGGGCGATTTCGCCTTTGCCGGGCGCAACCGCCGGCCGCCCCTCGACCCGGTCAATTGCCTGCTGTCGTTTCTCTACGTGCTGCTTGCCCATGACGTGCGTTCGGCGCTGGAGACCACGGGGCTCGATCCGGCCGTGGGGTTCCTGCATCGGGACAGGCCGGGCCGGCCGGGGCTGGCGCTGGACCTTATGGAGGAGTTTCGGCCGTTTTTCGCGGACCGGCTGGCGCTGACGCTGATGAATCTGGGGAAGGTCAAGGGCAAGGGATTCAAGCGGCTGGAGAGCGGAGCCGTGGTCATGGACGACGCGACGCGCAAGGAGGTGCTCATGGCCTATCAGGAACGCAAGCAGGACGTGGTCGAGCACCCGTTTTTGCGGGAGAAGATGCCGATCGGGCTGTTGTTCCATACGCAGGCGCTGCTATTTGCGCGCCATTTGCGGGGGGACCTGGACGGCTATCCGCCGTATTTGTGGAAGTGAGCCATGATGGTGCTTGTGAGTTATGACGTCGCGACGTCCGATGCGGGCGGCGCGGGGCGGCTACGGCGCGTGGCCAAGGCGTGCCAGGATTTCGGGCAACGTGTGCAGTTTTCGGTGTTCGAGTGCGTTGTCGATCCGGGGCAATGGGAGCGGCTGCGGCATCGGCTCACGGGGCTGATCGACGCAGAGAAAGACAGCCTGCGTTTTTATTATCTCGGCGCGAACTGGCGCGGGCGTGTGGAGCATGTCGGTGCGAAAGCTTCCCTTGATCCCGAGGGGCCTCTTATCGTGTAGTCTGTGCGAACCGGAAGCGGGCGCGGGAGCCCCGGGAGGTTCGCACAGAAAGAACATAAACAATTATAGGCTGTTAATTTTTAGTTCTCTGAAAAAGGAGGAAGGGATACGTTGCGTTCGTCGGTTCGCGGTCCCAAGGCCGGGAAAGCCCTTTGTACCTTGGCTGCGCGTCCGGCCGTCGCCCCCTGCGCGGGGGCGTGGATTGAAACCCGAGTTTCTTTGCCTGTAGGCCCATTTCGATGGGTCGCCCCCTGCGCGGGGGCGTGGATTGAAACCGCGTCGTTATCCCAGTATGAAATGATGATTATGGTCGCCCCCTGCGCGGGGGCGTGGATTGAAACCTTGATGTAAAGGTCGAGGAAGGCGACGAGGATGGAGTCGCCCCCTGCGCGGGGGCGTGGATTGAAACTACCGAGCACGCCAACCTGGCCGCGTCCGGCGACGTCGCCCCCTGCGCGGGGGCGTGGATTGAAACAAAAACGACATCCTGACCTATGCCCAAAGCTCGGTGTCGCCCCCTGCGCGGGGGCGTGGATTGAAACAACCCTCTCGTGATAGCTCTGGAGGCCGCCGCAGGTCGCCCCCTGCGCGGGGGCGTGGATTGAAACGCCATTTGATCGGGCGGCAATCTGGTCGGCCCATAGTCGCCCCCTGCGCGGGGGCGTGGATTGAAACTCCGCCCGTTTGTCCTGGTGTTTGCGGGTCATGGGTCGCCCCCTGCGCGGGGGCGTGGATTGAAACTTGACTCATCGACCAACTATCCACCCCTAGAGTCGCCCCCTGCGCGGGGGCGTGGATTGAAACGTACTACGGATAGCCCCGGCCAGGTCCTCGCTAAAGTCGCCCCCTGCGCGGGGGCGTGGATTGAAACCGCCGCAAAACCTTCGACAGCTCCCGGACAGGCTAGGTCGCCCCCTGCGCGGGGGCGTGGATTGAAACATGGGCTGCTACCTCCCCGCCAGCATCCTGGCGGCGTCGCCCCCTGCGCGGGGGCGTGGATTGAAACTACCTCTCCAAGGGCCCGGCCATCTTCCGGCGGTGTCGCCCCCTGCGCGGGGGCGTGGATTGAAACTCCTTAATCTTCCTACAATCCTCTACACTCAACCGGTCGCCCCCTGCGCGGGGGCGTGGATTGAAACGTTCCACCAGATGCCGGTAAGCTCAAGCGACTTCAGGTCGCCCCCTGCGCGGGGGCGTGGATTGAAACTTCTCCCGTGAGGTGGTTAGGCGGCCTCGGCCAGGGTCGCCCCCTGCGCGGGGGCGTGGATTGAAACTGTTCCACGTCCTCCACCGTGCGGCCGCGATAGGTGGTCGCCCCCTGCGCGGGGGCGTGGATTGAAACCTGATCTGTGCCTCGCTCCCGAACGTGGCGTTCGTGTCGCCCCCTGCGCGGGGGCGTGGATTGAAACAATACCTGTCCCTTCCGGGATGGGCCTGGAGGTGTCGCCCCCTGCGCGGGGGCGTGGATTGAAACCGACGAGGACGGGGAGCCCGGGCCGACGCTTGGGTCGCCCCCTGCGCGGGGGCGTGGATTGAAACGCATTCACTCGGCCTTCTTTGGGGTGCCACATGTGTCGCCCCCTGCGCGGGGGCGTGGATTGAAACCATCAGTTTTCACCCCGCCGGGCGCGACAATAACGGTCGCCCCCTGCGCGGGGGCGTGGATTGAAACTCCAGGAGGGCGGCTATGGCGTCGGGGATGGGGAGTCGCCCCCTGCGCGGGGGCGTGGATTGAAACACCGTGGTCAACCTGTTCGCGGAAATCCAGACCGAGTCGCCCCCTGCGCGGGGGCGTGGATTGAAACCTTGTCGCTGCCGCCCACCAGCGCCTCCAGCATTGTCGCCCCCTGCGCGGGGGCGTGGATTGAAACCTCCTGCCGGCTATGGGGCCGGGTTAAAGTTGTGGTCGCCCCCTGCGCGGGGGCGTGGATTGAAACGACTCGAAAA is a genomic window of Solidesulfovibrio sp. containing:
- the cas8c gene encoding type I-C CRISPR-associated protein Cas8c/Csd1, whose amino-acid sequence is MILSALADYYYDRSSRGTDTDMPLSGFSRQKIHFALALDAAGRLVAPYVYDLRTREGTKLVARELVVPEAVKRSVGVAANFLWDNAGYVLGADDKGKPERAAKTFEAFKALCHAIGDGLDDAGMVAVLRFLDAWDPADGPALFGNRWEEMLKAANLVFRLEDESLAYVHERPAVREAWLRHRASGTRDARQGMCLVTGSKAPIARLHPSIKGVRDAQSSGASLVSFNQESFTSYGKEQSYNAPVGEPAAFAYTTALNHLLRKGSRQRVQIGDASTVFWTERPSKAEALVGEFFDPTADEGRLIDLRQTLESVRDGTMPIDDPEEFENGFCILGLAPNASRLSVRYWHRDTVGGMYTALLRHFDALALERTWDSDPEFPGMWRLLLETAAQKDPKNINPALAGAFMRSVLTGQPYPASLPAAVIGRIRADQTVNYLRAAMLKACLTRNAHKEVFVSLDPASPDIGYRLGRLFAVLEKAQQEAIPGANTTIRDRYYGSASATPAAVFPQLMRLAQHHIEKAEYGAVSDRRLEEILDGIQAFPKHLSLNEQGMFAIGYYHQRRENYKKTAKTEGDA
- the cas7c gene encoding type I-C CRISPR-associated protein Cas7/Csd2, coding for MSEPIKNRCEFVYLFDVENGNPNGDPDAGNMPRLDPETNYGLVTDVCLKRKIRNYVELAKGNADPFEIYVREKAVLGTVQGRAHAAVAKEGGKKADVIKEARDWMCAHFYDVRTFGAVMSLKENNCGQVRGPVQLNFARSIEPIVPLEVSITRMAVATEKEAESQSGDNRTMGRKHIVPYALYRAEGFVSAHLAAQTGFSEDDLALLWEALANMFDHDHSAARGKMSARKLVVFKHDSALGNAPAQKLFDLVGVARATDPDSPARSFADYAVTVDKTGVPAGVALIEKL
- the cas4 gene encoding CRISPR-associated protein Cas4, giving the protein MYAEDELLSISALQHLLFCRRQCALIHIERVWAENAFTVRGGILHEKAHEQGYASRDGVRVARAVPLRSMELGLSGVADVVEFHEGRDGEIVFPVEYKLGQPKADACDTVQLCAQALCLEEMLSRPIEAGAIFYGRTRRRLAVAFDAALREATRAACDDLHAFIRAGVTPKARYDARCRSCSLEATCLPRACGGKRSARAYLRQAIEEP
- the cas1c gene encoding type I-C CRISPR-associated endonuclease Cas1c translates to MKRHLNTLFVTTQGTYLFKDGETLALKVEDTVKLRLPIHTLEGVVCFGQVSASPFLLGHCAAHGVSVSFLTEHGRFLASVQGPTSGNVLLRRRQYRLADDPAASAALARFFLSGKLANARAVLRRALRDHGGKIEAEAVGQAIDRLSQHLDRLRTDMALDAARGMEGDAAHAYYGVFDHLIVAGKGDFAFAGRNRRPPLDPVNCLLSFLYVLLAHDVRSALETTGLDPAVGFLHRDRPGRPGLALDLMEEFRPFFADRLALTLMNLGKVKGKGFKRLESGAVVMDDATRKEVLMAYQERKQDVVEHPFLREKMPIGLLFHTQALLFARHLRGDLDGYPPYLWK
- the cas2 gene encoding CRISPR-associated endonuclease Cas2, producing MMVLVSYDVATSDAGGAGRLRRVAKACQDFGQRVQFSVFECVVDPGQWERLRHRLTGLIDAEKDSLRFYYLGANWRGRVEHVGAKASLDPEGPLIV